A region from the Variovorax sp. V93 genome encodes:
- a CDS encoding phosphoribosyltransferase, which produces MAFQSFRNRQQAGRALARSLASYANRPDVIVLALPRGGTPVAYEVAKALNAPLDVLVVRKLGVPGHEEYAMGAIAGGGERVLDEDLVRELGIGAKEVDEVVRNEQYELERRERAYRGDRPAPDLHGRTAILVDDGLATGSTMRVAIRAVRRQAPARVVVAAPVASREACALLLGEADDVVCAETPEPFLGVGRWYLDFSQTSDEEVCHLIEDANPHGALPA; this is translated from the coding sequence ATGGCGTTCCAGTCTTTCAGAAACCGGCAGCAGGCGGGCCGGGCGCTCGCCCGGAGCTTGGCAAGCTATGCCAACCGGCCGGATGTGATCGTGCTGGCCCTGCCGCGCGGCGGGACGCCGGTGGCCTACGAAGTGGCCAAGGCATTGAACGCGCCGCTCGACGTGCTCGTGGTGCGCAAGCTCGGCGTGCCGGGGCACGAGGAGTACGCGATGGGTGCCATCGCGGGCGGCGGCGAGCGGGTGCTGGATGAAGACCTCGTGCGCGAACTCGGCATCGGCGCAAAGGAGGTCGACGAAGTCGTGCGCAACGAGCAATACGAACTCGAGCGGCGCGAGCGCGCCTACCGCGGCGACCGGCCCGCACCCGACCTGCATGGCCGCACCGCCATCCTGGTGGACGATGGCCTGGCCACCGGCTCGACCATGCGCGTGGCCATTCGCGCGGTGCGCCGGCAGGCGCCGGCCCGCGTGGTGGTTGCAGCGCCCGTGGCGTCGCGCGAAGCCTGCGCGCTGCTGCTCGGCGAAGCGGATGACGTGGTCTGCGCCGAGACGCCGGAGCCCTTCCTCGGCGTGGGGCGCTGGTACCTCGACTTCTCGCAGACCAGCGACGAGGAGGTCTGCCATCTGATCGAAGACGCCAACCCTCATGGCGCGCTTCCTGCCTGA
- a CDS encoding type VI secretion system Vgr family protein, protein MKRRVTLQTPLGEALQFHRLAGREALSQLYAFDLELLGRHNAIDAKALLGQPATVVMETERGGVRHLGGLVTRFGLARQDDRQAFYGMRLRPWLWLATRRSDFRIFQDQTVPEIVAAVLGRYGHPLEQKLHRSYRAWTYCVQYHESDFDFIARLCEHEGIYYWFRHEAGQQVLVFADDIASAHAPLPGGEAVRYHPHEKAGMTGGLEASERIHEWTSSDEVRPGHYYTDDHDFEKPRADLTSLRQMPPGHDHDDFERYEWPGGFTQHEDGEAYARIRTEEQLSERSRATGRANRRDLAPGHTFRLTHHPRDDQNRQHLLLAVDYELQENLQASEGVDASEGSVQRFAFEAQPTSYAWRPQRSTPKPRTRGPQTAMVVGPAGEEIWTDRYGRIKVQFHWDRLGQRDEHSSCWVRVSTSWAGASFGAAALPRIGQEVIVDFLNGDPDHPIVTGRVHNADEMPAWQLPQQKQLTGIRSRELGGGRSNHLALDDSTGKVQAQLKSDHQSSSLSLGHIGRLDDVTGRRDDRGQGAELRTDGHGALRAGQGLLLSTEARPNAQGHITDMAETTARLTQGRDLHESLGQAAQAAQAHEAGDQDEVAKALKAQNDAIAGSGGDKAHGLFPEFQEPHLTLASPAGIQATTAGSTHLVSGEHTALTSGAHTSIAAGNSFLVSAKEAVRLSAARAGIRVTAAKADIDITAMKASIHALAKLNIKLEANRITITARDEVLINGGSSYTRWSADGIESGTNGQWRAHAGSHNLVGPDNKPVPPMAPAIVALKETPPDPQIAFSMQHVPGFSPMLFAGQAYTLLKNGAEIHKGLFDEHGRLTIEDAEKGARYQVRLFNGTVHDVPVAQDRMEPDPGQSRYNEHQLSNKGYRGDGQDSSKRRSQRERGSDAGQAST, encoded by the coding sequence ATGAAGCGCCGCGTCACCCTCCAGACACCGCTGGGCGAGGCACTGCAATTCCACCGCCTGGCGGGGCGCGAGGCGCTCAGCCAGCTGTACGCCTTCGACCTCGAACTGCTCGGGCGCCACAACGCGATCGATGCGAAGGCCCTGCTCGGCCAGCCCGCCACCGTGGTGATGGAAACCGAGCGCGGCGGCGTGCGCCACCTGGGCGGCCTCGTCACCCGCTTTGGCCTTGCGCGACAGGACGACCGCCAGGCCTTCTACGGCATGCGCCTGCGACCGTGGCTGTGGCTGGCCACGCGCCGCAGCGACTTCCGCATCTTCCAGGACCAGACCGTGCCCGAGATCGTTGCGGCCGTGCTCGGACGCTACGGCCACCCGCTCGAGCAGAAGCTCCACCGCAGCTACCGCGCCTGGACCTACTGCGTGCAGTACCACGAGAGCGACTTCGACTTCATCGCGCGCCTGTGCGAACACGAAGGCATCTACTACTGGTTCCGCCACGAGGCCGGGCAGCAGGTGCTGGTCTTCGCCGACGACATCGCCAGTGCTCACGCGCCGCTGCCCGGCGGCGAGGCCGTGCGCTACCACCCGCACGAGAAGGCCGGCATGACCGGCGGGCTGGAAGCCAGCGAGCGTATCCATGAATGGACCTCCTCGGACGAAGTGCGCCCCGGCCACTACTACACCGACGACCACGACTTCGAGAAGCCCCGGGCCGACCTCACGAGCCTGCGGCAGATGCCGCCCGGCCACGACCACGACGATTTCGAGCGCTACGAATGGCCCGGCGGTTTCACCCAGCACGAGGACGGCGAGGCCTATGCGCGCATCCGCACCGAGGAGCAGCTGAGCGAACGCAGCCGGGCCACGGGCCGCGCCAACCGGCGCGACCTGGCCCCGGGCCACACCTTCAGGCTCACGCACCACCCGCGCGACGACCAGAACCGCCAGCACCTGCTGCTGGCCGTCGACTACGAGCTGCAGGAGAACCTGCAGGCCAGCGAAGGGGTGGATGCCTCCGAAGGCTCGGTGCAGCGCTTCGCCTTCGAGGCCCAGCCCACGAGCTACGCCTGGCGCCCGCAACGCAGCACGCCCAAGCCGCGCACCCGCGGCCCGCAGACGGCGATGGTGGTCGGCCCCGCCGGCGAGGAGATCTGGACCGACCGCTACGGCCGCATCAAGGTGCAGTTCCACTGGGACCGGCTGGGCCAGCGCGACGAGCATTCGAGTTGCTGGGTGCGCGTGTCCACATCCTGGGCCGGCGCCAGCTTCGGCGCGGCCGCGCTGCCGCGCATCGGGCAGGAGGTGATCGTCGATTTTCTGAACGGCGACCCGGACCACCCGATCGTCACCGGCCGGGTGCACAACGCCGACGAGATGCCGGCCTGGCAGCTGCCCCAGCAGAAGCAGCTCACGGGCATCCGCAGCCGCGAGCTGGGCGGCGGGCGCAGCAACCACCTGGCGCTGGACGATTCCACGGGCAAGGTGCAGGCCCAGCTCAAGAGCGACCATCAGAGCAGCAGCCTGAGCCTGGGGCACATCGGCCGCCTCGACGACGTCACGGGCCGCAGGGACGACCGCGGCCAAGGGGCCGAGCTGCGCACCGACGGCCATGGCGCCCTGCGCGCCGGCCAGGGCCTGCTGCTGAGCACCGAGGCGCGGCCCAACGCCCAGGGCCACATCACCGACATGGCCGAGACCACCGCCCGGCTCACGCAGGGGCGCGACCTGCACGAGAGCCTGGGCCAGGCCGCGCAGGCGGCCCAGGCGCACGAGGCGGGCGACCAGGACGAGGTGGCCAAGGCACTGAAGGCGCAGAACGACGCCATCGCGGGCAGCGGCGGCGACAAGGCGCACGGCCTCTTCCCCGAGTTCCAGGAGCCGCACCTGACGCTGGCCAGCCCGGCGGGCATCCAGGCCACCACGGCCGGCAGCACCCACCTCGTGAGCGGCGAGCACACGGCCCTCACGAGCGGCGCGCACACCAGCATCGCCGCCGGCAACAGCTTCCTGGTGAGCGCCAAGGAGGCGGTGCGCCTGTCCGCGGCCCGGGCCGGCATCCGCGTGACCGCGGCGAAGGCCGACATCGACATCACGGCGATGAAGGCCAGCATCCATGCGCTGGCCAAGCTCAACATCAAGCTGGAGGCCAACCGCATCACGATCACGGCCCGGGACGAGGTGCTGATCAACGGCGGCTCCAGCTACACCCGATGGAGTGCGGATGGCATCGAGAGCGGCACCAATGGGCAGTGGCGTGCGCATGCGGGGAGCCACAACCTGGTCGGTCCGGACAACAAGCCGGTGCCGCCAATGGCACCAGCAATCGTGGCGTTGAAGGAAACGCCTCCTGATCCGCAGATCGCGTTCTCCATGCAGCACGTTCCCGGGTTCTCGCCCATGCTCTTCGCAGGCCAGGCCTACACGCTGCTGAAGAACGGCGCCGAAATCCACAAGGGCCTGTTCGACGAACACGGACGGCTGACCATCGAGGATGCGGAGAAGGGCGCGCGCTACCAGGTCCGGCTCTTCAACGGAACCGTCCACGACGTTCCGGTGGCGCAGGACCGGATGGAACCCGATCCCGGGCAGTCCCGGTACAACGAGCATCAGCTGTCCAACAAGGGGTACCGCGGCGATGGGCAAGACAGCTCGAAGCGCCGGTCGCAGCGCGAGCGCGGCTCGGATGCCGGCCAGGCGTCCACTTGA
- a CDS encoding phosphatidylserine/phosphatidylglycerophosphate/cardiolipin synthase family protein has product MADLNKLLDEIQKPEVSHVDMIKRRSKGTLQWFLEKDHRTHPIHDNNALQFFMCGQEGFAAIEKDILAAGSSIDLVLWGFDPGMELTRSRTTWPHGTTYGDLLVRKAGEGVKVRMLLWFDSLVVNKVAGNVPDFPAFWAPTSFSKTSRTTWPEGADSYDNRSNSAWVLTDRSNYCKQWWEDALAGRFKNLEVRLRRGSPLEIHSNLARYLPDSKRDLSEAAIMITLGTHHQKPILIDYEPAAAGRPRNVCGYVMGLNSVTDYWDTTSHAFNDPRRELSPNSYTNYDEARWHRKPYRDYAIRVQGEALHCLNRNFVQGWDSAAGVQVIPGLAGRFFPANGAGAFSEKLASRRQSIQARDIPRPPGSRCRVQIQRTQPESDDGTILKGYTLASANALNYIFVENQYFQLSEWPRLLKDVRRRYRRAMQEAGAAPTDMAPLHLFVVIPQPERGQMVPSTYDTVGTLGAGAQMGEYDKKVQGERKRREAGARGGGGLVGASANTVPVDAQAQLQELGIKPLVAMLLTFDSANQAKNIRIKARDSEAQDAQAGVEEKARGHADDVDPENLSDFNITPRRYREIYIHSKLMIVDDVYLTLGSANLNARSMAADSELNLCTEEYAFTKAARKRVWGNLAGDDLDGKDCTRAETADTHEKWLKRMKANSGNKAKEHVPENNSFIHLFEDPRGVPFVKFA; this is encoded by the coding sequence ATGGCTGATCTGAACAAGCTCCTCGACGAAATCCAAAAGCCCGAAGTCAGCCACGTCGACATGATCAAGCGGCGCAGCAAGGGCACGCTGCAATGGTTCCTGGAGAAGGACCACCGGACGCACCCGATCCACGACAACAACGCGCTGCAATTCTTCATGTGCGGGCAGGAAGGCTTCGCGGCCATCGAGAAAGACATCCTCGCGGCCGGCAGCAGCATCGACCTGGTGCTGTGGGGCTTCGACCCCGGCATGGAGCTGACCCGCAGCCGGACCACCTGGCCGCACGGCACCACCTACGGTGACCTGCTGGTGCGCAAGGCCGGCGAAGGCGTGAAGGTGCGCATGCTGCTGTGGTTCGACAGCCTGGTGGTCAACAAGGTGGCGGGCAATGTGCCGGACTTTCCCGCGTTCTGGGCGCCCACCTCCTTCTCCAAGACCAGCCGGACCACCTGGCCCGAGGGCGCCGATTCCTACGACAACCGTTCCAATTCCGCCTGGGTGCTGACCGACCGCTCCAACTACTGCAAGCAGTGGTGGGAAGACGCGCTGGCCGGGCGCTTCAAGAACCTGGAAGTGCGGCTGCGCCGCGGCAGCCCGCTCGAGATCCACTCCAACCTGGCGCGCTACCTGCCCGACTCGAAGCGCGACCTGAGCGAGGCCGCCATCATGATCACGCTGGGCACCCATCACCAGAAGCCGATCCTGATCGACTACGAGCCCGCCGCCGCCGGCAGGCCGCGCAACGTCTGCGGCTACGTGATGGGCCTGAACAGCGTGACCGACTACTGGGACACCACCTCGCACGCCTTCAACGACCCCCGGCGCGAGCTCAGCCCCAACAGCTACACCAACTACGACGAGGCGCGCTGGCACCGCAAGCCGTACCGGGACTACGCCATCCGGGTGCAGGGCGAGGCGCTGCACTGCCTCAACCGGAACTTCGTGCAGGGCTGGGACAGCGCCGCCGGCGTGCAGGTGATCCCCGGGCTGGCCGGCAGGTTCTTTCCTGCCAACGGGGCGGGAGCCTTTAGCGAGAAGCTCGCGAGCCGGCGCCAGTCGATCCAGGCCCGAGACATCCCGCGCCCGCCAGGCTCGCGCTGCCGGGTGCAGATCCAGCGCACCCAGCCGGAATCCGACGACGGCACCATCCTCAAGGGCTACACGCTGGCCAGCGCCAACGCGCTGAACTACATCTTCGTGGAGAACCAGTACTTCCAGTTGAGCGAGTGGCCCAGGCTGCTCAAGGACGTGCGCAGGCGCTACCGCCGGGCCATGCAGGAGGCAGGTGCGGCGCCCACCGACATGGCGCCGCTGCACCTGTTCGTCGTGATTCCGCAGCCCGAGCGCGGCCAGATGGTCCCCAGCACCTACGACACGGTCGGCACGCTGGGCGCCGGCGCGCAGATGGGCGAGTACGACAAGAAGGTGCAGGGGGAACGCAAGCGCCGGGAGGCGGGGGCCAGGGGCGGCGGCGGGCTGGTGGGCGCCTCGGCCAACACGGTGCCCGTGGATGCGCAGGCGCAGCTGCAGGAACTGGGCATCAAGCCGCTGGTGGCGATGCTGCTGACCTTCGACAGCGCGAACCAGGCGAAGAACATCCGCATCAAGGCGCGCGACAGCGAGGCTCAGGACGCGCAGGCCGGCGTGGAAGAGAAAGCCAGGGGCCACGCCGACGACGTGGACCCCGAGAACCTGAGCGACTTCAACATCACGCCCAGGCGCTACCGGGAGATCTACATCCACAGCAAGCTGATGATCGTGGACGACGTGTACCTGACGCTGGGCAGCGCGAACCTCAACGCGCGCAGCATGGCGGCGGACAGCGAACTGAACCTGTGCACGGAGGAGTATGCGTTCACCAAGGCGGCGAGGAAGCGGGTGTGGGGGAATCTGGCGGGGGATGATTTGGATGGGAAGGATTGCACGAGGGCAGAGACCGCAGATACGCATGAGAAGTGGTTGAAGCGGATGAAGGCGAACAGCGGAAACAAGGCCAAAGAGCACGTTCCGGAAAACAATAGCTTCATCCACCTCTTCGAGGACCCTCGCGGGGTGCCGTTCGTCAAGTTTGCTTAG
- a CDS encoding tetratricopeptide repeat protein → MSDSKLPRFTRLDKFDPHRKDFVCQHEAAANPPITAEAEALFQQALALVSYEKWSEDRNYAKAAQLYEQAMKLGHWKAQFNLAGLYLQGLGVEQDPEKAIELTEDLMRKGVPAAWDNMGTMYMGGIGSLKQDATVAYAFWQRAADMGSMASQTYIGQKLIGVYNDPPSFWANRTISRKMLECAFAQGYGPAAYELGADLNGNDPTLGEDYSRALKVLHEGVKFGSQKSAGYLFASFDDGANPVTTGPDKARARRYKILADALYFNPDLRFPNLDKVLPLPPAPLPQWDMSEPKTLIDAAKAVVPAASSPPQAPAPSSQRTSRLEGAERGLLSAHTRVAQGIAREAEVPTPQVRCSGAARCLVTGIWQARVPESHALAASFNQWHRQSYVMEGQPFPDPREQHLDIDPAQVIWTWWNQANPLGFSRIPQVGVGNPPVAG, encoded by the coding sequence ATGTCGGACAGCAAGCTGCCGCGCTTCACCAGGCTCGACAAGTTCGATCCACACCGCAAGGACTTCGTCTGCCAGCACGAGGCCGCCGCCAATCCGCCCATCACGGCAGAAGCCGAAGCACTGTTTCAGCAGGCGCTGGCGCTCGTGAGCTACGAGAAGTGGTCGGAAGATCGCAACTACGCGAAGGCGGCCCAGCTCTACGAGCAGGCAATGAAGCTGGGCCACTGGAAGGCGCAGTTCAATCTGGCGGGACTCTATTTGCAAGGTCTGGGCGTTGAGCAAGACCCCGAGAAGGCCATCGAGCTGACCGAAGACCTGATGCGCAAGGGTGTGCCCGCAGCCTGGGACAACATGGGCACGATGTACATGGGCGGCATTGGATCGCTCAAGCAGGATGCGACGGTGGCGTATGCGTTCTGGCAGAGGGCGGCGGACATGGGAAGCATGGCGTCGCAGACATACATTGGGCAAAAGCTGATTGGTGTCTACAACGATCCGCCATCGTTCTGGGCGAACAGGACAATCTCGCGCAAGATGCTGGAGTGCGCATTCGCACAAGGCTATGGCCCCGCCGCATACGAGCTTGGGGCGGATCTAAACGGCAATGATCCGACCTTGGGTGAGGACTATTCCCGCGCACTCAAGGTGCTACACGAAGGCGTCAAGTTTGGTAGCCAAAAAAGTGCAGGTTATTTGTTCGCCTCGTTCGACGACGGAGCGAATCCGGTCACGACCGGACCTGACAAGGCTCGCGCCCGCCGCTACAAGATTCTGGCGGACGCCCTTTACTTCAATCCCGACCTGCGCTTCCCCAACCTCGACAAGGTGCTGCCGCTTCCCCCGGCACCGTTGCCCCAGTGGGACATGAGCGAGCCCAAGACGCTCATCGATGCCGCCAAGGCCGTGGTGCCTGCTGCTTCTTCGCCGCCGCAAGCGCCGGCACCATCGTCCCAGCGCACCAGTCGGCTCGAAGGTGCCGAGCGCGGCCTGCTGTCTGCTCACACGCGCGTGGCCCAGGGCATCGCGCGGGAGGCCGAGGTGCCCACGCCGCAGGTGCGATGCAGCGGCGCCGCGCGCTGCCTCGTCACGGGCATCTGGCAAGCGCGCGTACCCGAATCCCACGCGCTCGCGGCATCGTTCAACCAATGGCATCGCCAGTCCTATGTGATGGAAGGCCAGCCCTTCCCCGATCCGCGCGAGCAGCACCTGGACATCGATCCGGCGCAGGTCATCTGGACCTGGTGGAACCAGGCCAACCCTCTGGGCTTCAGCAGGATTCCGCAGGTCGGCGTGGGCAATCCGCCCGTGGCGGGGTGA
- a CDS encoding tetratricopeptide repeat protein, which yields MQDDSKAQPHQPFMSDGKLPRFTRLDKFDPHRKDFACKHEADANPPITAEAEALFQQALALVSYEKWSEDRNYAKAAQLYEQAMKLGHWKAQFNLAGLYLQGLGIEQDPEKAVELTEDLMRKGVPAAWDNMGTMYMGGIGSLKQDATVAYAFWQKAADMGSMNAQAHLGEKLNAGYDDPPSFWGNYVVGRKMLECAFSQGSGAAALELGVTFRIDDPSRAQELLHAGVKFGCNKCAGYLFASFDDGASPVTTGPDKARARRYKILADALYLNPDLRFPNLDKVLPLPPAPLPQWDMSEPKTLIDAAKAVVPAASSPPQAPVPTPPRTSQLEGAERGLLSAHTRVAQGIAREAEMPTTRGDSKHLHAGRSSKRWCL from the coding sequence ATGCAAGACGACTCCAAAGCCCAGCCTCACCAACCCTTCATGTCGGACGGCAAGCTGCCGCGCTTCACCAGGCTCGACAAGTTCGATCCGCACCGCAAGGACTTCGCGTGCAAGCACGAAGCCGACGCCAATCCGCCCATCACGGCAGAAGCCGAAGCACTGTTCCAGCAGGCGCTGGCGCTCGTGAGCTACGAGAAGTGGTCGGAGGATCGCAATTACGCCAAGGCGGCCCAGCTCTACGAGCAGGCGATGAAGCTGGGCCACTGGAAGGCGCAGTTCAACCTGGCAGGGCTCTACCTGCAAGGGCTGGGCATTGAGCAAGACCCCGAGAAGGCCGTCGAGCTGACCGAAGACCTGATGCGCAAGGGGGTGCCGGCGGCCTGGGACAACATGGGCACGATGTACATGGGCGGCATTGGATCGCTCAAGCAGGATGCGACGGTGGCGTATGCGTTCTGGCAGAAGGCGGCGGACATGGGAAGCATGAATGCGCAAGCCCATTTAGGAGAGAAGCTAAACGCTGGCTACGATGATCCCCCTTCCTTTTGGGGCAACTATGTTGTTGGCCGGAAGATGCTTGAGTGTGCTTTTTCCCAAGGGAGCGGAGCAGCTGCGCTAGAACTTGGAGTGACGTTTCGGATTGATGATCCAAGTCGCGCTCAAGAGTTACTCCACGCCGGAGTGAAGTTCGGCTGTAATAAATGTGCGGGCTACTTATTCGCCTCGTTTGACGATGGAGCGAGTCCGGTCACTACCGGGCCTGACAAGGCTCGCGCCCGCCGCTACAAGATTCTGGCTGACGCCCTTTACCTCAACCCCGACCTGCGCTTTCCCAATCTCGACAAGGTGCTGCCCCTTCCCCCGGCACCGCTGCCCCAGTGGGACATGAGCGAGCCCAAGACGCTTATCGATGCCGCCAAGGCCGTGGTGCCTGCTGCTTCTTCGCCGCCGCAAGCGCCGGTACCGACACCCCCGCGCACCAGCCAGCTCGAAGGTGCCGAGCGCGGCCTGCTGTCTGCTCACACGCGTGTGGCCCAGGGCATCGCGCGGGAGGCCGAGATGCCCACGACGCGCGGCGATTCAAAGCACCTGCACGCCGGCCGTTCCAGCAAGCGCTGGTGCTTGTGA
- a CDS encoding Hsp20/alpha crystallin family protein yields MDNSNTPTTSSRAAGSKELARKEDSTRYSDAALTPPVDVVEDSGGITLFADLPGVSRDKLSLQVASDTLTIEAESGLSVPEGLESSHTEVGLGRFRRVFTLSKELDTNAISAELSQGVLKLRIPKAQHAQPRRIEIQTA; encoded by the coding sequence ATGGACAACAGCAACACCCCCACCACTTCGTCCCGCGCGGCCGGATCGAAGGAGCTCGCGCGCAAGGAAGACAGCACGCGCTACAGCGACGCGGCGCTGACGCCGCCGGTGGACGTGGTCGAGGACAGCGGCGGCATCACGCTCTTTGCCGACCTGCCGGGCGTCTCGCGCGACAAGCTCAGCCTGCAGGTCGCGTCCGACACGCTGACCATCGAGGCCGAGTCGGGGCTCTCGGTGCCCGAGGGGCTGGAATCGAGCCATACGGAGGTGGGCCTGGGCCGCTTCCGCCGCGTCTTCACGCTCAGCAAGGAACTCGACACCAACGCCATCTCGGCCGAGCTTTCGCAGGGCGTGCTGAAGCTGCGCATTCCCAAGGCCCAGCATGCGCAGCCGCGGCGCATCGAGATCCAGACAGCCTGA
- a CDS encoding Hsp20/alpha crystallin family protein, whose product MYRSLFPRDMFAEMDRLQREMQQAFDLSPTIRGFGRNGFPALNIGGTPQTVEIYAFAPGVDPSSLEVNLERGLLTIAGQRANNLPGSDAKAAVHINERFEGSFRRVLTLPDDADPDAVSAKYRDGVLHITVQRQASSQPRRITVQ is encoded by the coding sequence ATGTACCGATCCCTGTTTCCGCGCGACATGTTTGCAGAGATGGATCGCCTGCAGCGCGAGATGCAGCAGGCCTTCGATCTGTCTCCGACCATCCGGGGCTTCGGCCGCAACGGCTTCCCGGCCCTGAACATCGGCGGCACGCCGCAGACGGTGGAGATCTACGCGTTCGCGCCCGGTGTCGACCCGTCCAGCCTCGAAGTCAACCTCGAGCGCGGCCTGCTCACCATTGCCGGCCAGCGCGCCAACAACCTGCCCGGGTCCGATGCCAAGGCGGCCGTGCACATCAACGAGCGCTTCGAGGGTTCGTTCCGCCGCGTGCTCACCCTGCCCGACGATGCCGACCCCGACGCCGTGAGCGCCAAGTACCGCGATGGCGTGCTGCACATCACCGTGCAGCGCCAGGCCTCGTCGCAGCCGCGGCGCATCACCGTTCAGTGA
- the glgB gene encoding 1,4-alpha-glucan branching protein GlgB, with protein MPVTQLLSEPEAQDAYLFREGTHSRLYDLMGCHPLKEGGARFAVWAPNAESVTVVGDWNHWSGDADPLAPSADGTGIWLGRAPHAAPGQAYKYRIRSRFGGYTVDKADPVAFCAELPPATASRICELSYDWKDADWMATRGARNALDAPMSVYEVHLGSWRRREGRFMGYREIAHELAAYVKEMGFTHVELMPVTEHPFYGSWGYQTTGYFAPTARYGSPQDFMYLVDHLHQNGIGVLLDWVPSHFPADEHGLAFFDGTHLYEHADPRQGFHPEWNSSIFNYGRAEVRSFLVSSGLFWLDRYHVDGLRVDAVASMLYLDYARQHGEWIPNRHGGRENLEAIDFLRTLNRAVYREFPDAITVAEESTAWPRVSRPTDMDGLGFGEKWNMGWMHDVLAYMKQEPIHRKYHHHKMTFSLVYAFHENFVLPLSHDEVVHGKGSLLGKMPGDQWQQFANLRALFGFMWAHPGKKLLFMGGEFGQRREWTHDGELEWWVCELEDHGGLQRLVAQLNRVYRGAPALYQQDFSASGFEWVAADDADASVFAFLRKPRDGHPPLLVVSNMTPVPRTNYLLGVPLPGFWSELINTDAVEFGGSGWGNLGGVEAAPVRSHGRMHSVCMTLPPLSTLILEHRPS; from the coding sequence GTGCCAGTGACCCAACTGCTTTCAGAGCCTGAGGCGCAAGACGCCTACCTGTTCCGCGAAGGAACGCATTCCCGCCTGTACGACCTCATGGGTTGCCACCCGCTGAAGGAGGGCGGCGCGCGCTTTGCGGTGTGGGCGCCCAACGCGGAATCGGTGACGGTGGTCGGCGACTGGAACCATTGGTCCGGCGACGCCGATCCGCTGGCGCCGTCCGCGGACGGCACCGGCATCTGGCTGGGCCGCGCGCCCCATGCCGCGCCGGGGCAGGCCTACAAGTACCGCATCCGTTCGCGCTTCGGCGGCTACACGGTCGACAAGGCCGACCCGGTCGCGTTCTGCGCAGAGCTGCCGCCCGCCACGGCCTCGCGCATCTGCGAACTTTCTTATGACTGGAAGGACGCCGACTGGATGGCCACGCGGGGCGCGCGCAATGCGCTCGATGCGCCGATGTCGGTCTACGAGGTGCACCTGGGCTCGTGGCGCCGCCGCGAAGGCCGCTTCATGGGCTACCGCGAGATCGCGCATGAACTCGCGGCCTACGTGAAGGAGATGGGCTTCACGCACGTGGAGCTCATGCCGGTGACGGAGCATCCGTTCTACGGCTCCTGGGGCTACCAGACCACCGGCTACTTCGCGCCCACGGCGCGCTACGGCTCGCCGCAGGACTTCATGTACCTGGTCGATCACCTGCACCAGAACGGCATCGGCGTGCTGCTGGACTGGGTGCCTTCGCACTTTCCGGCCGACGAGCACGGCCTTGCGTTCTTCGACGGCACGCACCTCTACGAGCATGCCGATCCGCGCCAGGGCTTCCACCCGGAGTGGAACTCCAGCATCTTCAACTACGGCCGCGCGGAGGTGCGCAGCTTCCTGGTGTCGTCGGGCCTGTTCTGGCTCGACCGGTACCACGTGGACGGGCTGCGCGTCGATGCGGTCGCGTCCATGCTCTACCTGGACTACGCGCGCCAGCACGGCGAATGGATTCCCAACCGCCATGGCGGCCGCGAGAACCTGGAGGCGATCGACTTCCTGCGTACGCTGAACCGCGCGGTCTACCGCGAGTTCCCCGACGCGATCACCGTGGCCGAGGAATCCACCGCCTGGCCGCGCGTCTCGCGGCCGACCGACATGGACGGGCTGGGCTTCGGCGAGAAATGGAACATGGGCTGGATGCACGACGTGCTCGCCTACATGAAGCAAGAGCCCATCCACCGCAAGTACCACCACCACAAGATGACCTTCTCGCTGGTGTATGCGTTCCACGAGAACTTCGTGCTGCCGCTGTCGCACGACGAGGTGGTGCACGGCAAGGGTTCGCTGCTCGGCAAGATGCCCGGCGACCAATGGCAGCAGTTCGCCAACCTGCGCGCGCTGTTCGGCTTCATGTGGGCGCATCCTGGCAAGAAGCTGCTGTTCATGGGGGGCGAGTTCGGGCAGCGGCGCGAGTGGACGCACGACGGCGAGCTCGAATGGTGGGTCTGCGAGCTCGAAGACCATGGCGGCCTGCAGCGGCTGGTGGCGCAGCTCAACCGCGTGTACCGCGGCGCGCCCGCGCTCTACCAGCAGGATTTCTCCGCATCGGGTTTCGAATGGGTGGCGGCCGACGATGCCGACGCCAGCGTGTTCGCCTTCCTGCGCAAGCCGCGCGACGGCCATCCGCCGCTGCTGGTCGTCAGCAACATGACGCCGGTGCCGCGCACCAACTACCTGCTGGGCGTGCCGCTGCCCGGCTTCTGGAGCGAGCTCATCAACACCGACGCCGTCGAGTTCGGCGGCTCGGGGTGGGGCAACCTTGGCGGCGTCGAGGCCGCCCCCGTGCGTTCGCATGGCCGCATGCACTCGGTGTGCATGACCCTGCCGCCGCTGTCCACGCTGATTCTCGAACACCGGCCATCATGA